The segment TTGGAGGTAATTTTTTCACTATAATCAATACAGGTTGTTTTCAATAAAACAATTGTATCATGGCTTTTTAAGGCTCTTTAGTTTGCCCTGTGTTGATCAAACTCCCTCTCAGTTAAGATAATATTCAAAAATATTCTATTTCGATCTGAGACAGATCGACAGGATCATTTATAGGGATAAATTACATGGGGCAGTGAAAATGCAATTTTTGTCCTCTAAAATGCTGTCAAGACTTTTTTTGTTTTTATTTCAAGTTTTGCACAGACTTATTGAGAAGTTACGAGTGTGGCACTTAACAATATGCTTTCAGAGGAGATTTCATTGCCAAAATTAGTGGCTAGAGCATTATCTGAGAGTGAAGTATTATTACTGGGGATGCTGTCATTATGGCCATCAGGAATGCCATCATTATCACTATCATCAATGGCTTGATACAAAACCGCCTGAGCGCTGGCTGTAAATGCTTCACCGGCTTTTCTAAAGACACTGCCTGTGCTACTACTGGCAGCAGGATTTCCAGTGACGGTGATGGTGAAGCCAAAAGGTCGGACAATAAATTGACCGCTAACGCTGAGTGTTGCCGCGCTGATGGGGGGTGTGGTGGTATTGTCGGCAACGAGTGTCTTAGTTGCATATAAGGTGATTTGTCCCACGTCGTCATAGAGAAAGGATAGTGGTGCAATCCCATTGGCATCAAAGTTCATGGTGACAGCGGTGTAGTTACTCACCGCGCCATTATCATTGCCAGCGATAGCGATGCCGGTGCTATAAATTGAATTGGCTGATAAATTTAACAAGCCTGAAGCCTGACAACTGCTTGGATTATTGCATTCATAGGCAAAATTAACCGCTGTGTTTACGTTGGCAAAAGCAGTGGTGCAAGCACCACTCTGTGTATCAGTACGAATGGCTTGCAGGCCAATGTTCTGTGCGCCCGGCGCGGTGGAAGAGGGCTTGCTGCCTATTTGCTTGCCAATTGCCAAGGTGCTGAGGCTGGCTATATCGATAAAGCGAAAGGCTGTGTTGGTAAAGTTTAGAGGTAAATCTTCTGATGCAATGGCAGCACCGGTTAATTCAGTTGAATTACCATCAGTGACATTAATATCAATACTGGAGACCGTGCTTTGTGCCAGGTAAAAAGTCGCTGAGGAGGTACCTGCCAAAATACTCAGTGGTGAGCTAATAATACTATCAACAGCGGGCGTAGTAGTGATGGTGATGCTGGCATTGGAGCTAATATCTAGTGCGGCATGATTAATGTCATGAGCCGTGACAGTCACGAGTGAGGCCTCACAAGTCAGGCCTGTACCGCTATGACTGATGGCATAGTGATCGGCAATGGCGGTGACAATCACTTCAACACTATCGCTGATAATATTATTGTTATAATCCACGGCTTTATAAGTGGCAGTATAAGTACCTGCCTTAGTGTAGCTATGGCTGCTAGGAGTTAAAACAGTGGTACATAAATCGACAGTTGAAGTGTCCAGTGGCGTGTTATCACCATAATCCCATTGTTGAACAACATTGCCAACAATGATACTCAGGTTATCAGTATAGAGATCGGGATCAGCCAAGCCATCGCCATCACAATCAATTTCGGCAGTGAGGGTAAGTTGATAAATGCCTTCGTTGCTATAACTATGCGAGGCAATTGAGGCTTGGTTTCCTGCCGTCCATGGTGCGCTGGAAAATGTTTCTATAGTGCCATCACCATAATCAACGGTATAGTCTGCGGCAACATTTTGTGCCATGACTAAGCTGATAAAAAATAGCCATAATAGCCTCTCAAAGCAGACTGAAGTCAACATGATTATGGCCAGGTCACAGTAAATACATGGATATAAGTGATTGCATTACTGTCTTTCCAAGTGACGGTAAATTTGACTTCAGTACCACTGGCCATGATGATTTTGTTACCCAGACTATCGACAAATTCAATTTCATTAATCTCAATGATCTCACCGGAGGTAATATCGATCCATTGGTTATTATAAGGCGCATCACCGACAAGGGTATCAAAATCAGTGATTGGAAATGAATTAGCATTATCGACAGGGCTAATGAGCACATCATAAATCTTGTTGGCATTGATCACTGGGGCATCAAACTTTAAATAATCAAATAACCAGGTATCACACTGACTAGAAGGATCATTAAGGCATTCCCAGCTAACGCCAAAACTAGTCAGGCGAATCGTGCTGAGTGACTGGTTTTTAATCCGCCAGGCGACTTCAGAATCATTATGAGTATCTTTGGGAGCGGCTGTTCCATCGACATAGACCAGATCGTCATTACAAATAACATCGGCATCAAAAGTAACCACATCATTGACTGCAACATTAATTGGGCCGCGACTACCACCGACACTGATGCTGACACTGGTGGCATAGAGGGAAGTGGGCAGGGAAATTGTTAAAATCAACAGTGCAATTTGGCGCAACATAAAAAAACCTTATTTATTATCCGTTCCATTTAACTATAGCCAAGCATCAGGCATTTATCTATAGTCATAATCCCAAAAAAATCAGTTGAACCTACTGCGACCGCCTTATGCACCGAATCTTAAGGATTTTCCAGAACATTTTGACTTCACCCTTAGGGTGACTACGAATAAAGCCAAAATAACCTGTAAAACCCTTAATCTTCAGCACCTAAGTCGCTCTCGCTACGATTCAACTGATTATTTTAGGATAATAGATGGAAATGCAAGCTTAGTTCTTCTTCATCATTAACGCTAATGAAGCAAAAAACTCAATCATGTTGTGCTTGTTTAAATTGAATGATTTTACGGCGATCTTTCTTACTCGGGCGTTTGACGGTGTGCTGTGGCATGCCTTCAAAAATGGCTTTACGTTCCTGACTGCGTTTTTCTCTGGCGCTAATACTCTCGGCTGTTTCTTCATAGAGTGTTTGTGCAATAGGGGCAGGGCCTCGTTTACCTGATAGTTTGAGTACCAGCACGGTTTGTTCAATGGATTCTTTTTTTATCCGCAGGCTATAACCGATTTCGCTATGATGGCTAGGCTTAAAACGTTGGCCGTTGAGGTGAACCTTGCCGCCTTTGATTGCCTCGGTGGCTAAGGCGCGTGTTTTGTAAAAGCGCGCTGCCCAGAGCCATTTATCCAGTCTTATTTTTTCTTCTTGAGGCTTGTTAGCGGCTGTTTTTTTCTTGTTCATCGGTAGTGTGATCACAAAATGAGTAAATAAAAGTAAAAAAAATTGCTTAAAAATAGCGCAATGGAAAAAAAGCGTCTATAAATTATAAGTATAACTGTAATATGAATTAATAAAAACCGTGTCAGACCCTATGTTTGCTTTTAGCTAAGACGCGGTCAGATAAGGTAAGAAAAAGGTGTATCTTTATGGCCAGACCCGTACGCATTGAATATCCCGGTGCCTATTATTATATTTCCTCAAAAGGCATTGAGGAAAAAACGATTTTTAATGATGCCCAAGACCGTCAGGAATTTCTACAAATTTTGCAAGAAGTCATCGGGCGCATGCAATGGGAGGTGTTCGCTTACAATTTAATGCCTGATGCCTTTCAGTTGTTTATCAAAACCCCTAAGCCAAATTTATCCAAAGGAATGCGACAATTGAATGGTATTTATACCCAGCGCTTTAATGTCAAATATGCTACCCAGGGCAATATATTTCATGGTCGCTTTAAGGCGGTATTAGTTGAAGATGAGTATTTTAGTGATGTAGTTAAGCATGTGGTTCATGTGCCTATTTTATTGCGTAAAGCGCGTAAGCTGGACAAATGGAAATGGAGTAGTTATCAGGCAACAGCAGGGCTTATCGAAGCGCCAGAATGGCTTAATACCAGTGCCGTGCTAGAAAAATTTTCTAAGCAGAAAAAACGTGCTCAGGCTGCCTTTGTTAAATCAATAGCTAGCTTAGATAAGGACTTTGATATTATTGGCAATGTTAAGGGACAAATTCTACTGGGCAGTGATGGCTTTGTCACTAAATGGAAAAAACAATTGGCCAGCGGCAAGGTCATGGATAAGGCAAGGCAGCGTAAGGCGAAAAAAGTGAAGCCCTTATCGGACTTTGGTAAACGCTTTAAAAACATCAAAACGGCGATGGTTAAAGCCTATGAAACGGGAAATTATACGCTGGATCAAATTGGCAGTCATTTCGGTGTGCACTATAGTACGGTCAGTAGAACAGTCAAAAAATCAGGCTTTTAAGCTGTTTTTTTGATAGCGGTTTTTTTAATAGAGGCTTAGTGAATACGCTTAAAATTGTAAGTTCGGGATTTGCGGTCACGCACGACAAATTGCCCGGGTTCTCGATAAAACTGGAAATATAAGGTGATCTTTTTAGCTGGTATATAAGCAATCATCTTGTTGCCCTCGATTGCTAGCTGTCCGGCTAGATTTTTTGCCCCGCCATCAGACCAGAGAAAACGATTATCATTGTAAATGGCAATAACATCACCGGATTGACTCTGCCAGATACCATTCATACTGTTTTCATTAAAAGTATAGTTATCGACCATCATCGTGCTGGCATCGGCAGGTTTGGCGTCGGGATCCCAAAAATTACTGCCGGAATTGCTCGTTGTTGCTGGATTGAATCGTGAACCTGCATTTTTTAGTGAACGGGTATTTAAGCCACCGGGAGACATGGGAAAAGCAGTGAGTGGATAGAGGCCGTTCATGCCATTACTTAAACCATAGCCCATTCCCGGCATCATAGTAGGTGAGTAAGGCATACTATTCATACCTGCAAAGTTATTGCTACCCAGCATTTGATTCATCACCTTCATCATCGTGGCCATCATTTCAATGAAAGGCATGGAACGCCAATTATTATTGGCGGCAAATGTAGGTGTCGTGAGACAAAAGCACAATAATAAGTTGAGAAGTCGATGTTTCAATGGAATGCCTGTTGATCCTGAACTGGTATTAATTCAACCTCACATTATAGTCGTTTTTTATACAATAGTTAATTAGAATTCGCTAAAGTATCGATATTGTGATGTAGCTTACAGTTTTGTGCACAGATCGGTGCTGATTTATGTCATTCGTCGGATCAGTAATGTTGCCAGTAAAACACTGCAAAGGGTAATTAAACTGGCGCTCAGCAGTGGGCTGACATCATAAACCAGACCAAACTGAGCCGTAATTTTGTTGGCAATGGTGAACACAATGCCGATAAACACACCTATCATCAGTCGGCTGCCAGCATTGCCTGCACGTGAGGAGCTGAATACGAAAGGAATTGCCAGTAGGAGCATGGCGGCGATGGAAAATGGCTGGACAATTTTATTCCAGAATGTCAGCCAGTATTGATTGCTCTTGAGGCTATTATCATCGAGATAGCTGGCATAGCGATAGAGACCATAGGCGGAAAGATATTCTAAATTAGAGATAATGACATCGACCAATTCCAGATCCAATAAAGTGGGCCAACGCGCTTGATCAATTTGATTGCTAATGACTTTATTGTCAGTGATGAAGGTTTGTTTGATGCCTTTTAGAATCCAATCTTCACCATCGTAGTGGGCACTATCGGCATAAGTGCTCACTTTTAGAGTTTTGTCTTGGGCAAACGTAAAAATACTCACATGTCCCAGGGTCTTATCAGAGGTAATGGAATGAATCTTGGTAAAAGTATCTTTATCACGTACCCAGATGGCATTGTTTGATACGGTACTGGTTGTACCGCTGGTCTTGGTCGACCAATGGTTGTTGGCCATTTTTTCTGTAATGGGAAG is part of the sulfur-oxidizing endosymbiont of Gigantopelta aegis genome and harbors:
- the lptG gene encoding LPS export ABC transporter permease LptG, with the protein product MNILDRYIIKTVIYSTLLFLLIILSLYGFIVLADSFKYVGKGDFELGDAFYYTLLTMPRRLYQLFPFSVLLGAMMGLGALNSSNELVAIRTAGVSIGKIILSVMKAAFILAIFTFMIGEYVLPITEKMANNHWSTKTSGTTSTVSNNAIWVRDKDTFTKIHSITSDKTLGHVSIFTFAQDKTLKVSTYADSAHYDGEDWILKGIKQTFITDNKVISNQIDQARWPTLLDLELVDVIISNLEYLSAYGLYRYASYLDDNSLKSNQYWLTFWNKIVQPFSIAAMLLLAIPFVFSSSRAGNAGSRLMIGVFIGIVFTIANKITAQFGLVYDVSPLLSASLITLCSVLLATLLIRRMT
- a CDS encoding RNA-binding S4 domain-containing protein: MNKKKTAANKPQEEKIRLDKWLWAARFYKTRALATEAIKGGKVHLNGQRFKPSHHSEIGYSLRIKKESIEQTVLVLKLSGKRGPAPIAQTLYEETAESISAREKRSQERKAIFEGMPQHTVKRPSKKDRRKIIQFKQAQHD
- a CDS encoding PKD domain-containing protein, which codes for MAQNVAADYTVDYGDGTIETFSSAPWTAGNQASIASHSYSNEGIYQLTLTAEIDCDGDGLADPDLYTDNLSIIVGNVVQQWDYGDNTPLDTSTVDLCTTVLTPSSHSYTKAGTYTATYKAVDYNNNIISDSVEVIVTAIADHYAISHSGTGLTCEASLVTVTAHDINHAALDISSNASITITTTPAVDSIISSPLSILAGTSSATFYLAQSTVSSIDINVTDGNSTELTGAAIASEDLPLNFTNTAFRFIDIASLSTLAIGKQIGSKPSSTAPGAQNIGLQAIRTDTQSGACTTAFANVNTAVNFAYECNNPSSCQASGLLNLSANSIYSTGIAIAGNDNGAVSNYTAVTMNFDANGIAPLSFLYDDVGQITLYATKTLVADNTTTPPISAATLSVSGQFIVRPFGFTITVTGNPAASSSTGSVFRKAGEAFTASAQAVLYQAIDDSDNDGIPDGHNDSIPSNNTSLSDNALATNFGNEISSESILLSATLVTSQ
- a CDS encoding transposase, with protein sequence MARPVRIEYPGAYYYISSKGIEEKTIFNDAQDRQEFLQILQEVIGRMQWEVFAYNLMPDAFQLFIKTPKPNLSKGMRQLNGIYTQRFNVKYATQGNIFHGRFKAVLVEDEYFSDVVKHVVHVPILLRKARKLDKWKWSSYQATAGLIEAPEWLNTSAVLEKFSKQKKRAQAAFVKSIASLDKDFDIIGNVKGQILLGSDGFVTKWKKQLASGKVMDKARQRKAKKVKPLSDFGKRFKNIKTAMVKAYETGNYTLDQIGSHFGVHYSTVSRTVKKSGF